Proteins found in one Oculatellaceae cyanobacterium genomic segment:
- a CDS encoding protein tyrosine phosphatase family protein, translating into MANNDIENIYNFLKISDSITTAGQPTTEQFTLIKLSNYQVVINLALFDSPNALPNEESIVKSLGMEYIHIPVIWENPTIEDMTRFFSVIKNFSNKQIFIHCAANKRVSAFIYLYRIIHQGLNKEEAQKDLHRIWIPNERWQNFIQQVIDYF; encoded by the coding sequence ATGGCTAATAATGATATTGAGAATATTTACAACTTCCTGAAGATTTCTGACTCAATAACAACCGCCGGACAACCGACAACAGAACAATTTACACTTATTAAACTATCAAATTATCAAGTAGTTATTAATCTTGCCCTCTTCGACTCTCCCAATGCCTTACCTAATGAAGAATCAATTGTTAAATCTCTAGGAATGGAATATATTCACATACCTGTGATTTGGGAAAATCCTACTATTGAAGACATGACTCGTTTCTTTAGCGTTATAAAAAACTTTTCAAACAAACAAATTTTTATTCATTGTGCTGCTAACAAAAGAGTATCAGCTTTTATTTACCTTTATCGCATTATTCACCAAGGATTAAACAAAGAAGAAGCTCAAAAAGATTTACATCGAATTTGGATACCCAATGAAAGATGGCAAAATTTTATTCAACAAGTTATTGACTATTTTTAG